Proteins from one Stenotrophomonas aracearum genomic window:
- the rsmB gene encoding 16S rRNA (cytosine(967)-C(5))-methyltransferase RsmB: protein MAHHRQGKPSPQLSSMAPGVPTRVLAARVLAQVIGRGRSLKAELTTALPGLDDSRDRALLEALCFAVLRRRTAYDAALAKWMQRPLGARDEELRALLLVGFAQLDALDLPAHAALSATVEAARALGRERQAGMVNALLRRAQRDGIPPVPARDAFPKWLAEQIEQDWPDQAEAIFSESLTPAPLWLRVNHQQGDRAAMLQRLEAAGIAAETTDLAADAIRLPVPVAVTALPGFSDGALSVQDLSAQQVADALAPRPGARVLDACAAPGGKSAHLLERDPSLRLLALDIDPRRLKRISETFARTGVGEHAQVRAADATDPASWWDGEPFDVILLDAPCSATGIIRRQPDVLLHRRATDIPTLVALQARLLDACFGMLAPGGTLLYATCSILREENQFQVEAFLQRTPRAGFLPLGDAYGHDSWAGRQRLPGEHGADGFFYARLLKKG from the coding sequence ATGGCACATCACCGCCAGGGCAAACCGTCCCCGCAGCTGTCCTCGATGGCCCCGGGCGTTCCGACCCGGGTGCTGGCCGCGCGCGTGCTGGCCCAGGTGATCGGCCGTGGCCGGTCGCTCAAGGCCGAACTCACCACCGCATTGCCTGGCCTGGACGACAGCCGCGACCGCGCCCTGCTTGAAGCGCTGTGCTTTGCCGTGCTGCGCCGGCGTACCGCGTACGACGCCGCACTGGCGAAGTGGATGCAGCGTCCGCTGGGGGCGCGCGACGAAGAACTGCGCGCGCTGCTGCTCGTGGGCTTCGCGCAGCTGGATGCGCTGGACCTTCCGGCGCACGCCGCGCTCTCGGCCACGGTCGAGGCCGCGCGCGCGCTGGGCCGCGAGCGCCAGGCCGGCATGGTCAACGCCCTGCTGCGCCGGGCCCAGCGCGATGGCATACCGCCCGTGCCGGCACGCGACGCCTTCCCCAAGTGGCTGGCCGAGCAGATCGAACAGGACTGGCCCGACCAGGCCGAGGCGATCTTCAGCGAAAGCCTCACCCCGGCGCCGCTGTGGTTGCGGGTAAACCACCAGCAGGGCGACCGCGCGGCGATGCTGCAGCGCCTGGAGGCGGCTGGCATCGCGGCCGAAACCACCGACCTGGCCGCCGACGCGATCCGCCTGCCGGTGCCGGTGGCGGTGACCGCGCTGCCGGGCTTCAGCGACGGCGCGCTGTCGGTGCAGGACCTCTCCGCGCAGCAGGTGGCCGACGCCCTGGCGCCGCGCCCCGGCGCGCGCGTGCTGGATGCCTGCGCCGCACCGGGTGGCAAGTCCGCACACCTGCTCGAGCGCGATCCCAGCCTGCGCCTGCTGGCGCTGGACATCGACCCGCGCCGGCTCAAGCGCATCAGCGAGACCTTCGCCCGCACCGGCGTGGGCGAACACGCCCAGGTCCGGGCGGCCGATGCCACCGACCCGGCCAGCTGGTGGGACGGCGAGCCGTTCGATGTGATCCTGCTCGATGCGCCGTGCTCGGCCACCGGCATCATCCGCCGCCAGCCAGACGTGCTGCTGCACCGCCGCGCCACCGACATTCCGACCCTGGTGGCGCTGCAGGCACGCCTGCTCGACGCCTGCTTCGGGATGCTCGCCCCCGGCGGCACCCTGTTGTACGCGACATGCTCGATCCTGCGCGAAGAAAACCAGTTCCAGGTCGAGGCGTTCCTGCAACGCACCCCGCGTGCGGGGTTCCTGCCACTGGGTGACGCTTACGGCCATGATTCGTGGGCGGGGCGCCAGCGTCTGCCGGGCGAACACGGCGCTGATGGCTTCTTCTATGCGCGCCTGCTGAAGAAGGGGTAA
- a CDS encoding ArnT family glycosyltransferase, producing the protein MLTTRQSRDFWLLAITALLVLGAGLGMRDPWPSDEPRFALVAKQMVLSGDWLFPHRGTELYSDKPPMLMWLQATLYTLLRDWRVAFLLPTLLASLGTLACVYDLGRRLWTRKVGLYAAWALLFAVHFTFQAKKAQIDPLVVFFITLANYGLLRHLLCGPAWRWWWLGWFAAGLGVITKGVGVLALFMLVPALVAVALGWPRVRLDLRNWRFWLGPVAFAAAVALWLVPMVLAATGSGSAEYRAYMNDILFRQTAKRYAQSWDHHQPWWYFLATMPSMWIPAFLLVPWAIPAWWRRLRRRDPRYLLLLGWWLLIVLFFSIPHGKRDVYILPALPIFCLALAPLLPGLLRRRDVQWVLGGFAALLTVALLGVGVAMLGGEPGFERRLILERGIDSAVTAALGWVGIALGSWGVVSLVFTGPRRFHIAVMSILAMAWVTYGLVGYPLFNDSSSARGLMRDAGERIGPDAELALVGWKEQNLLMSDRPVRTFGFKRRWYLQLQDGLAWQAEAPERRWLLVQQAALLDCVDRDQAERVGVANRRGWWLVPARAFVGPCQPSAVDLARIRREQGKEDGED; encoded by the coding sequence ATGCTGACGACACGCCAATCAAGGGACTTCTGGTTGCTCGCCATCACCGCGCTGTTGGTGCTGGGGGCCGGGCTGGGCATGCGTGATCCGTGGCCGTCGGACGAGCCGCGCTTCGCATTGGTCGCCAAGCAGATGGTGCTGAGCGGGGACTGGCTGTTCCCGCACCGCGGTACCGAGCTGTACTCCGACAAGCCACCGATGCTGATGTGGCTGCAGGCCACCCTGTACACGCTGCTGCGCGACTGGCGGGTGGCGTTCCTGCTGCCGACCCTGCTTGCGTCGCTGGGAACGCTGGCCTGCGTGTACGACCTCGGTCGCCGCCTGTGGACCCGCAAGGTCGGCCTGTACGCCGCCTGGGCGCTGCTGTTCGCGGTCCACTTCACCTTCCAGGCCAAGAAGGCCCAGATCGACCCGCTGGTGGTGTTCTTCATCACCCTGGCCAATTACGGGCTGCTGCGGCACCTGCTGTGCGGCCCGGCCTGGCGCTGGTGGTGGCTGGGCTGGTTCGCGGCCGGGCTGGGGGTGATCACCAAGGGCGTTGGGGTGCTGGCCCTGTTCATGCTCGTGCCGGCGCTGGTCGCGGTGGCGCTGGGCTGGCCGCGGGTACGGCTGGATCTGCGCAACTGGCGGTTCTGGCTGGGGCCGGTGGCGTTCGCTGCGGCCGTGGCGCTGTGGCTGGTGCCGATGGTGCTGGCCGCCACCGGCAGTGGTTCGGCCGAGTACCGCGCGTACATGAACGACATCCTGTTCCGGCAGACGGCCAAGCGCTACGCCCAGTCCTGGGACCACCACCAGCCGTGGTGGTACTTCCTGGCCACCATGCCGTCGATGTGGATCCCGGCGTTCCTGCTGGTGCCCTGGGCCATTCCGGCCTGGTGGCGGCGACTGCGCCGGCGCGACCCGCGCTACCTGCTGCTGCTGGGCTGGTGGTTGCTCATCGTGCTGTTCTTCTCGATTCCGCACGGCAAGCGCGACGTCTACATCCTGCCGGCGCTGCCGATCTTCTGCCTGGCGCTGGCGCCGCTGCTGCCGGGCCTGCTGCGCCGGCGCGACGTGCAGTGGGTGCTGGGCGGCTTCGCCGCACTGCTGACCGTGGCACTGCTCGGCGTGGGCGTGGCGATGCTGGGCGGCGAGCCCGGTTTCGAGCGCAGGCTGATCCTGGAGCGCGGGATCGACAGTGCGGTGACTGCCGCGCTTGGCTGGGTCGGCATCGCGCTGGGCAGCTGGGGCGTGGTCAGCCTGGTGTTCACCGGGCCGCGCCGCTTCCACATCGCAGTGATGTCGATCCTGGCCATGGCCTGGGTCACTTACGGCCTGGTGGGCTATCCGTTGTTCAATGATTCCAGTTCCGCACGCGGGCTGATGCGCGACGCAGGCGAGCGGATCGGGCCGGACGCCGAACTGGCGCTGGTCGGCTGGAAGGAGCAGAACCTGCTGATGTCCGACCGCCCGGTGCGCACCTTCGGCTTCAAGCGACGCTGGTACCTGCAGCTGCAGGATGGCCTCGCCTGGCAGGCCGAGGCGCCCGAGCGGCGCTGGCTGCTGGTGCAGCAGGCGGCACTGCTGGACTGCGTGGACCGCGACCAGGCCGAGCGGGTGGGCGTGGCCAACCGGCGCGGCTGGTGGCTGGTGCCGGCCCGGGCCTTCGTCGGGCCCTGCCAGCCCAGCGCCGTGGACCTGGCCCGGATCCGGCGCGAGCAGGGCAAGGAAGACGGCGAGGACTAG
- the fmt gene encoding methionyl-tRNA formyltransferase, producing the protein MKIVFAGTPEFAVSSLRAAARHHEVVGVYTQPDRPAGRGRGLMPSPVKLEAIARGIPVFQPESLKTPEAQQQLRDLQPDLMVVVAYGLILPKAVLAIPTHGCWNVHASLLPRWRGAAPIQRAIQAGDAETGVCLMQMEAGLDTGPVLLRQHTPIQAGELGGSLHDRLAELGAQVLSDGLGLLRAGLKPIAQPQPAQGVTYAHKLDKAEARLDWSDDAQVLERTVRAFNPWPIAEAQLAGERVRIHGALALADNQGKAPGTLLAVGREGIDIACGQGALRLRVLQREGGKAITAADYLNARRDLVAGG; encoded by the coding sequence ATTGTCTTTGCCGGTACGCCTGAGTTCGCCGTGTCGTCGCTGCGTGCTGCCGCGCGCCACCATGAGGTGGTGGGCGTGTACACCCAGCCCGACCGCCCGGCCGGCCGCGGTCGTGGGCTGATGCCCTCGCCGGTGAAGCTGGAGGCGATCGCCCGGGGCATTCCGGTGTTCCAGCCCGAATCGCTGAAGACGCCGGAGGCCCAGCAGCAGCTGCGCGACCTGCAGCCGGACCTGATGGTGGTGGTGGCCTATGGGCTGATCCTGCCCAAGGCCGTGCTGGCCATCCCCACCCATGGCTGCTGGAACGTGCATGCCTCGCTGCTGCCGCGCTGGCGCGGCGCCGCGCCGATCCAGCGTGCGATCCAGGCCGGCGACGCCGAAACCGGCGTGTGCCTGATGCAGATGGAGGCCGGGCTGGACACCGGTCCGGTGCTGCTGCGCCAGCACACCCCGATCCAGGCCGGCGAGCTTGGCGGGTCGTTGCACGACCGCCTCGCCGAGCTCGGCGCGCAGGTGCTGTCCGACGGCCTGGGCCTGCTGCGTGCCGGCCTCAAGCCGATCGCGCAGCCGCAGCCGGCGCAGGGCGTGACCTACGCGCACAAGCTGGACAAGGCCGAGGCGCGGCTGGACTGGTCGGACGATGCGCAGGTGCTGGAGCGGACCGTGCGCGCGTTCAACCCGTGGCCGATCGCCGAGGCGCAGCTGGCCGGCGAGCGCGTGCGCATCCATGGCGCGCTGGCGCTGGCCGACAACCAGGGCAAGGCGCCGGGCACCCTGCTGGCGGTCGGGCGCGAGGGCATCGACATCGCCTGCGGCCAAGGCGCGCTGCGCCTGCGCGTGCTGCAGCGCGAGGGCGGCAAGGCGATCACCGCCGCCGATTACCTCAACGCGCGCCGCGACCTGGTCGCAGGGGGCTGA